One genomic segment of bacterium includes these proteins:
- a CDS encoding TerC/Alx family metal homeostasis membrane protein produces the protein VMRALFIVTGAALIHRFHWIIDVFGAFLLCTGVKLLLHRGGEIHPERNPVMKVFRRFIPLTSDYRGARFVVKEGGRWLATPLLMVLVVVEATDIVFAVDSIPAIFAITTDPFIVFTSNIFAILGLRALYFLLAGMMGRFHYLKVGLGLVLAFVGVKMLLVDVGKLPVAVSLGVIAALLGGSIVASLLRPVSGSGEGTPPDHG, from the coding sequence TGGTCATGCGCGCGCTGTTCATCGTGACCGGCGCCGCGCTGATCCACCGCTTCCACTGGATCATCGACGTCTTCGGCGCGTTCCTGCTCTGCACCGGCGTCAAGCTGCTGCTGCACCGCGGCGGCGAGATCCACCCCGAACGCAACCCCGTGATGAAGGTGTTCCGGCGCTTCATCCCCCTCACCTCCGACTACCGCGGCGCCCGCTTCGTCGTCAAGGAGGGCGGCCGGTGGCTGGCGACGCCGCTGCTGATGGTGCTGGTCGTGGTCGAGGCGACGGACATCGTGTTCGCCGTCGATTCCATCCCCGCGATCTTCGCGATCACCACCGACCCCTTCATCGTCTTCACGTCGAACATCTTCGCCATCCTCGGGCTGCGCGCGCTGTACTTCCTGCTGGCGGGGATGATGGGCCGCTTCCACTACCTGAAGGTGGGGCTCGGCCTCGTGCTGGCGTTCGTGGGCGTGAAGATGCTGCTGGTGGACGTGGGGAAGCTGCCCGTCGCGGTCTCGCTGGGCGTCATCGCCGCGCTGCTCGGGGGGTCGATCGTCGCCTCGCTGCTGCGGCCGGTCTCCGGATCGGGCGAGGGGACGCCCCCGGATCACGGGTAG